The proteins below come from a single Zea mays cultivar B73 chromosome 8, Zm-B73-REFERENCE-NAM-5.0, whole genome shotgun sequence genomic window:
- the LOC100217300 gene encoding Transcriptional corepressor LEUNIG yields the protein MSQTNWEADKMLDVYIYDYFMKRNLQATAKAFQAEGKVSSDPVAIDAPGGFLFEWWSVFWDIFIARTNEKHSDVAASYIETQLMKAREQQHQQQQQIPQQRQQQPQHIQMQQMLLQRAVQQQQQQQQQQQQQQQQQQQQQQQQQPQQQQQQQLQQQQLQQQRRDGSHLLNGSANGISGNNPLMRQNQSTANVMATKMYEERLKVPSERDSLEEASLKQRYGENAGQLLDSNEASLLKAASSAQSSGQILHGTVGGLSGTLQQVQARSPQLPGPAQGIKTEINPILTPRAAGPEGSFIGAQGSNQAGNNLTLKGWPLTGLEQLRSGILQQKSFIHNQQQLQQQIQMLTPQQQQQLMLHAQQNMSSPTSSDVDNRRLRMMLNRNAVLGRDGQTNSGSDIIPNIGSPSQSGGDIDMLIKKKLAQQQQLLQQQSNSQQLPQQHQLQQPAVSSQQSQSSNQHLQQEKPGIGSMPADGGIPNSFGGAEQTAKKRKKPGSSSGRANSSGTANTAGPSPSSAPSTPSTHTPGDVMSVPQLQQNGGSAKPMVMFGSDGTGSLTSPANPLDDVDRLLEDGSLDDNVESFLSQDDMDPRDNLGRCMDASKGFGFSEVAKARASTAKVVCCHFSADGKLLATGGHDKKVTLWCTDSLNPKSYLEEHSFLITDVRFSPSMSRLATSSFDKTVRVWDADNTDYSLRTFTGHSATVMSLDFHPNKEDMICSCDSDGEVRSWSINNGSCLTCVKVFKGGATQMRFQPRKGKYLAAASDKAIYILDGETQHACRSPLQGHNKNIQSLCWDSAGEYLASVSEDSVRIWSFSSGREGEFVHELNRSGNQFHSCVFHPTYQSLLVIGCYESLELWDIREKNTMTFNNAHDGLVAALASSSATGKVASVSHDRTLKLWK from the exons ATGTCGCAAACTAACTGGGAGGCGGACAAGAT GCTGGATGTATACATATATGATTATTTTATGAAGAGAAATTTGCAGGCAACTGCAAAGGCCTTCCAAGCAGAGGGAAAGGTCTCTTCGGATCCAGTTG CAATTGACGCACCTGGTGGATTTCTTTTCGAGTGGTGGTCGGTTTTTTGGGATATATTCATAGCAAGAACTAATGAGAAGCATTCAGATGTTGCAGCCTCATATATTGAG ACTCAGCTCATGAAAGCCAGGGAGCAACAACATCAACAGCAGCAACAGATCCCTcaacagaggcagcagcagccacAGCATATACAAATGCAACAAATGCTGTTGCAAAGAGctgtgcagcagcagcagcagcagcagcaacaacaacaacaacaacaacaacaacaacaacaacaacaacaacaacaacaacctcagcagcagcagcagcagcagctgcaacAGCAACAGCTGCAACAGCAGCGTAGAGATGGTTCTCATCTTCTCAATGGTTCTGCAAATGGAATTTCTGGAAACAATCCTTTAATGCGGCAAAACCAAAGTACTGCAAATGTTATGGCAACAAAAATGTacgaggaaaggttaaaggtaccTTCCGAGAGAGACTCTTTGGAAGAGGCATCATTGAAG CAAAGGTACGGAGAGAATGCTGGGCAACTACTTGATTCAAATGAAGCATCATTGTTGAAAGCAGCTTCAAGCGCGCAATCCTCAGG GCAAATTTTGCATGGAACTGTTGGTGGCTTGTCAGGCACTCTGCAACAAGTTCAGGCCAGGAGCCCTCAACTTCCTGGTCCTGCTCAG GGTATCAAGACAGAGATTAATCCCATTCTGACCCCCAGAGCTGCAGGCCCAGAAGGGTCATTTATAGGTGCTCAAG GATCTAATCAAGCTGGGAACAATTTGACTCTGAAAGGATGGCCACTCACG GGACTTGAGCAACTTAGGTCAGGAATTCTTCAGCAGAAGTCGTTTATACATAATCAACAGCAATTGCAGCAGCAAATCCAGATGCTGactccacagcagcagcagcagcttatGCTGCATGCTCAGCAAAATATGTCTTCACCAACATCTAGTGATGTCGACAACAGAAGATTGAGGATGATGCTAAATAGAAATGCTGTTCTTGGCCGGGATGGGCAGACAAACAGTGGTAGTGATATTATTCCAAATATTGGCTCTCCTAGTCAAAGTGGTGGCGATATAGATATGCTTATAAAG AAGAAACTTGCTCAGCAGCAGCAACTATTACAACAGCAAAGCAATAGCCAACAGCTCCCACAGCAACATCAGCTTCAGCAACCTGCTGTCTCTAGCCAGCAATCTCAAAGTTCAAATCAACATCTTCAACAAGAAAAGCCAGGAATTGGAAGTATGCCTGCTGATGGGGGCATACCAAATTCATTTGGGGGAGCTGAACAG ACAGCAAAGAAGAGAAAGAAGCCAGGCTCATCCTCTGGTAGAGCTAATAGTTCAGGCACAGCCAATACTGCTGGTCCCTCTCCAAGTTCTGCACCATCGACACCTTCCACTCATACACCAGGAGACGTGATGTCTGTGCCACAGCTGCAGCAGAATGGCGGTTCAGCTAAACCCATGGTAATGTTTGGCTCTGACGGAACTGGGAGCTTGACATCTCCAGCAAACCCATTG GATGATGTTGACCGCTTGCTAGAAGATGGCTCATTGGATGATAATGTTGAATCTTTTCTATCACAGGATGACATGGATCCTAGGGACAACTTGGGGCGATGCATGGATGCTAGTAAAG GGTTTGGTTTTTCTGAGGTTGCCAAAGCACGCGCAAGCACAGCCAAAGTTGTCTGTTGCCACTTCTCAGCTGATGGTAAACTGCTTGCTACTGGTGGTCATGATAAAAAG GTCACTTTGTGGTGTACAGATTCTCTGAACCCTAAATCTTATCTGGAAGAGCACTCGTTTCTTATCACTGATGTTAGATTTAGCCCAAGCATGTCACGCCTTGCTACATCCTCCTTTGACAAAACTGTGCGGGTTTGGGATGCAGATAAT ACTGACTATTCACTACGAACTTTCACGGGCCATTCAGCAACTGTTATGTCACTTGATTTTCATCCAAATAAAGAGGATATGATATGCTCCTGTGATAGTGATGGGGAAGTGCGCAGCTGGAGCATAAATAATGGTAGCTGTTTGACATGTGTTAAGGTGTTTAAG GGAGGTGCTACTCAGATGAGATTTCAACCTCGTAAGGGAAAGTATCTAGCAGCGGCCTCAGATAAAGCTATCTACATACTTGATGGGGAGACACAACATGCTTGTAGAAGTCCCTTGCAG GGGCACAATAAGAATATTCAATCGCTTTGTTGGGATTCTGCTGGCGAATATCTCGCTTCTGTCAGTGAAGACTCGGTCAGAATATGGTCATTCAGTTCTGGACGTGAAGGTGAATTTGTGCATGAATTGAATCGCAGCGGAAATCAATTCCACTCGTGTGTTTTCCACCCAACTTATCAGTCATTGCTAGTGATTGGTTGTTACGAG TCTTTGGAACTTTGGGACATAAGGGAGAAGAACACCATGACCTTCAACAATGCGCATGACGGTTTGGTTGCAGCCCTGGCATCATCCAGTGCTACAGGGAAGGTTGCCTCAGTAAGCCATGATAGAACTCTCAAGCTCTGGAAATGA
- the LOC100217300 gene encoding transcriptional corepressor LEUNIG isoform X1, translating into MSTLFQTQLMKAREQQHQQQQQIPQQRQQQPQHIQMQQMLLQRAVQQQQQQQQQQQQQQQQQQQQQQQQQPQQQQQQQLQQQQLQQQRRDGSHLLNGSANGISGNNPLMRQNQSTANVMATKMYEERLKVPSERDSLEEASLKQRYGENAGQLLDSNEASLLKAASSAQSSGQILHGTVGGLSGTLQQVQARSPQLPGPAQGIKTEINPILTPRAAGPEGSFIGAQGSNQAGNNLTLKGWPLTGLEQLRSGILQQKSFIHNQQQLQQQIQMLTPQQQQQLMLHAQQNMSSPTSSDVDNRRLRMMLNRNAVLGRDGQTNSGSDIIPNIGSPSQSGGDIDMLIKKKLAQQQQLLQQQSNSQQLPQQHQLQQPAVSSQQSQSSNQHLQQEKPGIGSMPADGGIPNSFGGAEQTAKKRKKPGSSSGRANSSGTANTAGPSPSSAPSTPSTHTPGDVMSVPQLQQNGGSAKPMVMFGSDGTGSLTSPANPLDDVDRLLEDGSLDDNVESFLSQDDMDPRDNLGRCMDASKGFGFSEVAKARASTAKVVCCHFSADGKLLATGGHDKKVTLWCTDSLNPKSYLEEHSFLITDVRFSPSMSRLATSSFDKTVRVWDADNTDYSLRTFTGHSATVMSLDFHPNKEDMICSCDSDGEVRSWSINNGSCLTCVKVFKGGATQMRFQPRKGKYLAAASDKAIYILDGETQHACRSPLQGHNKNIQSLCWDSAGEYLASVSEDSVRIWSFSSGREGEFVHELNRSGNQFHSCVFHPTYQSLLVIGCYESLELWDIREKNTMTFNNAHDGLVAALASSSATGKVASVSHDRTLKLWK; encoded by the exons ATGAGCACATTATTCCAGACTCAGCTCATGAAAGCCAGGGAGCAACAACATCAACAGCAGCAACAGATCCCTcaacagaggcagcagcagccacAGCATATACAAATGCAACAAATGCTGTTGCAAAGAGctgtgcagcagcagcagcagcagcagcaacaacaacaacaacaacaacaacaacaacaacaacaacaacaacaacaacaacctcagcagcagcagcagcagcagctgcaacAGCAACAGCTGCAACAGCAGCGTAGAGATGGTTCTCATCTTCTCAATGGTTCTGCAAATGGAATTTCTGGAAACAATCCTTTAATGCGGCAAAACCAAAGTACTGCAAATGTTATGGCAACAAAAATGTacgaggaaaggttaaaggtaccTTCCGAGAGAGACTCTTTGGAAGAGGCATCATTGAAG CAAAGGTACGGAGAGAATGCTGGGCAACTACTTGATTCAAATGAAGCATCATTGTTGAAAGCAGCTTCAAGCGCGCAATCCTCAGG GCAAATTTTGCATGGAACTGTTGGTGGCTTGTCAGGCACTCTGCAACAAGTTCAGGCCAGGAGCCCTCAACTTCCTGGTCCTGCTCAG GGTATCAAGACAGAGATTAATCCCATTCTGACCCCCAGAGCTGCAGGCCCAGAAGGGTCATTTATAGGTGCTCAAG GATCTAATCAAGCTGGGAACAATTTGACTCTGAAAGGATGGCCACTCACG GGACTTGAGCAACTTAGGTCAGGAATTCTTCAGCAGAAGTCGTTTATACATAATCAACAGCAATTGCAGCAGCAAATCCAGATGCTGactccacagcagcagcagcagcttatGCTGCATGCTCAGCAAAATATGTCTTCACCAACATCTAGTGATGTCGACAACAGAAGATTGAGGATGATGCTAAATAGAAATGCTGTTCTTGGCCGGGATGGGCAGACAAACAGTGGTAGTGATATTATTCCAAATATTGGCTCTCCTAGTCAAAGTGGTGGCGATATAGATATGCTTATAAAG AAGAAACTTGCTCAGCAGCAGCAACTATTACAACAGCAAAGCAATAGCCAACAGCTCCCACAGCAACATCAGCTTCAGCAACCTGCTGTCTCTAGCCAGCAATCTCAAAGTTCAAATCAACATCTTCAACAAGAAAAGCCAGGAATTGGAAGTATGCCTGCTGATGGGGGCATACCAAATTCATTTGGGGGAGCTGAACAG ACAGCAAAGAAGAGAAAGAAGCCAGGCTCATCCTCTGGTAGAGCTAATAGTTCAGGCACAGCCAATACTGCTGGTCCCTCTCCAAGTTCTGCACCATCGACACCTTCCACTCATACACCAGGAGACGTGATGTCTGTGCCACAGCTGCAGCAGAATGGCGGTTCAGCTAAACCCATGGTAATGTTTGGCTCTGACGGAACTGGGAGCTTGACATCTCCAGCAAACCCATTG GATGATGTTGACCGCTTGCTAGAAGATGGCTCATTGGATGATAATGTTGAATCTTTTCTATCACAGGATGACATGGATCCTAGGGACAACTTGGGGCGATGCATGGATGCTAGTAAAG GGTTTGGTTTTTCTGAGGTTGCCAAAGCACGCGCAAGCACAGCCAAAGTTGTCTGTTGCCACTTCTCAGCTGATGGTAAACTGCTTGCTACTGGTGGTCATGATAAAAAG GTCACTTTGTGGTGTACAGATTCTCTGAACCCTAAATCTTATCTGGAAGAGCACTCGTTTCTTATCACTGATGTTAGATTTAGCCCAAGCATGTCACGCCTTGCTACATCCTCCTTTGACAAAACTGTGCGGGTTTGGGATGCAGATAAT ACTGACTATTCACTACGAACTTTCACGGGCCATTCAGCAACTGTTATGTCACTTGATTTTCATCCAAATAAAGAGGATATGATATGCTCCTGTGATAGTGATGGGGAAGTGCGCAGCTGGAGCATAAATAATGGTAGCTGTTTGACATGTGTTAAGGTGTTTAAG GGAGGTGCTACTCAGATGAGATTTCAACCTCGTAAGGGAAAGTATCTAGCAGCGGCCTCAGATAAAGCTATCTACATACTTGATGGGGAGACACAACATGCTTGTAGAAGTCCCTTGCAG GGGCACAATAAGAATATTCAATCGCTTTGTTGGGATTCTGCTGGCGAATATCTCGCTTCTGTCAGTGAAGACTCGGTCAGAATATGGTCATTCAGTTCTGGACGTGAAGGTGAATTTGTGCATGAATTGAATCGCAGCGGAAATCAATTCCACTCGTGTGTTTTCCACCCAACTTATCAGTCATTGCTAGTGATTGGTTGTTACGAG TCTTTGGAACTTTGGGACATAAGGGAGAAGAACACCATGACCTTCAACAATGCGCATGACGGTTTGGTTGCAGCCCTGGCATCATCCAGTGCTACAGGGAAGGTTGCCTCAGTAAGCCATGATAGAACTCTCAAGCTCTGGAAATGA